The Candidatus Marinimicrobia bacterium CG08_land_8_20_14_0_20_45_22 nucleotide sequence ATATAATTTTATTTTTAGTTCCTGGATACGTCCATCCAATTCCCGAATCGCAGCATCGCCTGTTTTATATCCTTGAACAGCCATCGCTGTGATTTTTTGCGCTTCGATCTCGGCAATTGCCTGTCTTAACTGAGAAATCAAGGGATTAGTCGTGTTGACGGCGTCCTTCAACACCATCTGCTCGCGGTCTGTCAGCATCTTTTGCTGATTATCCCACTTTTTCTTCGAAACTTCCAATTCTGCCAATGAAGTGTAGTAGGTAGCCTCGAATGTTGACAATTGGTCGATAAGAGTCTGCGCCGTTTCGTCAAGACCGAAAACGCCCTCACGTTTTTGAAAATCCTTGAGCGCCTCTTCGGATGCCGTCAAGTCTTTTTCAATATCGACCAATTGTTCCTCGAGGAAATTTTTAACCTCGACGACCTCACCCAAATTGAATTCAATATCTAGTCTGTAATATTCCCGCGCAATCATATTGGCCAGAAACGCGGCTTCGATTGGACTCGCGGATGTCACGGTCAATCTCACCGCCTCGGTCTCGCGGATCGGTTCCACCTTCATGCTGGCCTGCAGTGCCCGTACCAGCGCCCGGTCTAGCGTATCCACGAGAGAAGTAGATGTATCGAATGGAATATTCTGAAAAATAGCTTCAAGTCCGAATATCAACGGCTTAAAAACTTTCTTAAAATCTATCCCTTTTTGTTGGTAATGCCGTGTACCGAGAATGTAGAGCGTATCGGCGTAAGGCGATTGTCTGAGCGCGGCAATGACGCGACGCGATAACGCATTGCTCTTGAGGACTTCAATCTCGTTGTTCACTTTCATCATGTTAGTCGGCATGAACGGATTTGAAAACAACGTAGAAGTTTGTCCTGCTCTGCCTGCCAATGAAAGAAGCGTCGTGGATTGATATTGAGGTTGCGCTGTAAAAGTGATATAGGTCGTGATGATCATCACCAGAACGAATGAAATTCCGATGATCCATCTTCCGTGATATAAAATGCGAAGGTAATCCTGTAAAGAAACCTCTTTTCCCTGAAAATCGGATTGCGATTGATTGTTTAATCCTTCCATCTCTTCCTTTTTTATCCTTTCTCAAACTTAGAACCGTTGGCGCGAACGGAATATCTTAAAAAATAGAGCAGCCCGATCGAGGTCAACGAGATGAATCCGACTGCATGCAAAATAACGGCAATTGCCTGCGCTTTGCTCAATTCGATGCCAAGAAATACCAGAATCCCGATAGCGCCTGCATGATAGGTACCGACATATCCGGGCGCGGACGGAACCGAAATGATCGCCGATGTCACAAAAAAGATAAGTAAGGTTTCGTAAATCGAAAATCGTATGCCCAACGAGACGCCGATGAGCCAGTTAATGAAAATGCAGATGCTCCAGATAGCCGCCGATTGTAGGGCGATCGTACCAAGGTGAGGCGTTTTCTTCAACGTTGTCAGTCCCTGTCGAAACCGATTGATAATATCCAGAATTTTTATTCCATGTCGGGTCTTACCTGCCCACTGATTGACGAATCTTGTGATGATCACCTTTTTCATTTCTAAAATATAACCCAAAATGCCGACAAGACAAATAACAAATACCGCAATGATTCCGCCTCTCCGAATGATATCGGGTAAACCCGGAAACAAAAATATCGTCATCACCATGATGACAGAAAAAGTAATGACGTCGATGATTCGTTCGAGAACAACCGTCCCGAAAATCGAAACTGTAGAGAGACCGGTCGATTGGTTCAGCGCGTAACAGCGAAGCAATTCACCAAATCTCAAAGGAAATACATTATTTCCAAAATAACAGATCATTTCCGATGCGAACAAATGCTTCATGGGAATTTTTTTCAGCGGCATGATGAGGTATTTCCATCGCCATGCTCGAAGAAAAACCGTGAAAACCATCCAAACCATTGCCAGCAGGAACAGCCAAAGATTCGTTTGTCGGAGCGAGGTCAAGAAAGCGGCGCCATCGAATTTCCTGAACCCAAAATAGAGTCCCGCCGCACTTAACAAAATGCCAGCCAACAATTTCCAGTTAAGTAATTTTTTACGCAATCCCAACGTCAATTTCCATTCCTCAAATCAATGATTTGTGTCTTCTGAAACTGGTCAGTCCGTAAGAGTTCCTTTTCCTCTTTTTCGCATGATTTTTCATCAGCGAGGACAATTGTGACATCATTTTTCTGGAAATCCCGGTAAACGATGCTTTTTAACATTCCACTTTTTAGATCGATAGTCAAAATGATAGATTTAAAAAAGGCGTTTTTATCTTTTGGCGTCAGTTGCAGACGGGTCAGACTGCCGGGCTTTTGAACGGTACTTTTCCCGATGTAAAATCCCGACCAGTTTCCTTTCATCAAATCGTAGATAAGTTTCATCCCAGAACGTGGGTTGAGGTCTTCAATGACCACTTGATCCGTTTTTTTATCGAAGCTCCAAAAGGTTTTGCCGTCGAAAATGACGGTTTGTTCCGGAAAATCAACACGAAACCGGTCGTTCTTTCCCAGATAAAACGCACCGATGGTTTCGCTGGAAGATTTCTGAGTCTGCGACTTCTGCTGAACGGCCAATCGAACCTGAAAAGGAGCCGATAATAGGTAATGTTTCTTCACCTGCTCCAATATTTCATTCTCAGAAGAAAACGCAACCATGAAACCGCATAACAGTACGATAAAATATTTATGGAGTAAAGGTAACATCATTAATTATAAAAATTTCTTGATATTATAACACTTTTCGGACAGCGTCATCGTGATATTTCTCACAGAAATGGGATTACGGATTGTCCGAATCTTCCGAATTTTCTTCGTTCAACGTTTCCAGATATGACTCATCAACCAGAACATCACGGGCTTTACTGCCAGTAAATGCGCCGACGATTCCGGCTCGCTCCAGTTCATCGATCAGCCTTGCCGCGCGAGAATAGCCGATACGTAACCTTCTTTGTAATAGCGAAATCGATCCCTGCTGATGGTTGACAACCAACCGGAGCGCTTGATAAAACAGCGCATCGCGCTCGCCCGTTCCATATTCACCGTCGCCGCCGATTTTCTCTTCCTGAACGGATGGAAGTTCCATTTCTCCCGGTTGCGGCTGTCTCTGAATGAACGACAGAATTCGCTCCAATTCATGTAACGAGATAAACGCGCAATGGACGCGAAATGCCTCTGGGTTTTGTGGCGTCGTGATGAGTCCGTCGCCTCTGCCCAATAACTTTTCGGCGCCGTTTAAATCCAGAATCGTCCGCGAATCGACTTTTGACGCGACCTGAAAGGCGATACGTGCGGGAAAATTCGCCTTGATGACGCCGGTAATGACATCGACACTCGGCCTCTGCGTGGCAATGATTAAATGAATACCGACCGCACGGGACATTTGCGCCAGCCGCGTAATCGGTTCCTCGACCTCTTTGGCGGAAGTCATCATCAAATCCGCCAATTCATCGATGATGATGACGATGTACGGTAATAAATCCTTTTCAATCTCGCCATTTTTCACCTTGGCGTTGAATTCGTCGATATTTCGTACCGTTGCTTCGGCAAGAACTTCATATCGCCGTTCCATTTCCATTTCGACGGAGCGAAGCGCCGTGATCGCGTTATCCGGGCGCGTGATGACAAACTCATCCAAATCTTCGCAGGTGATCAAATGATATTTTTCAAGCGCTTTATAAATCGAGAGTTCCAGCTTCTTGGGATCGATCAATACGAACTTAACCTCTTCCGGTTTAGCGTGATAGAGAATGCTCGCGATGATAGAATTAACGCAGACGCTCTTTCCCGAACCGGTTGCTCCCGCGATCAGCAGATGCGGCATCTTTGCTAAATCAACGGTGTAAATCTCGCCGGATGTGGTTTTCCCCAGTGCTATCGTCAGGAGCGATGCGGAGTCCATGAATTGCTTCGACCCGATGATACTTTTGATGTAAACTACCGACGGATGACGGTTTGGAATTTCGACGCCAACGACCGATTTGCCCGGAATCGGCGCTACGATACGAATTCGTTTTGCCTGAAGAATTCTCGCCAGATCATCCGACAATGCGGCGATGCGGCTGACCCGAACGCCCGACGCGGGTTCGATCTCGTATCGTGTGATGATCGGCCCGGGAGAGACATGAACAACCTTTCCACTCACGCCGAAAGTTTCCAGTGCATTCTCTACCAACACGGCATTTTCTTCCATCTCTTCCTTCGTTACCTGTCCCGAATATTCGGGATCAGGGACAGGATTTAAGAGATCCAGCGTCGGTAAGTGATATTTTTTCCTGACCGGCGGTGCGACGGTTGTCTCAGCCTGAGAGATTTTCGAATCGGTGATCGGTTTATCAACTGTAAAAGCCAAATCCACATCTTCCTCGGGTTCGGTGGGAGCAAAGGGTGGTTCAGTTTCTTTTAGAATCTCCGGTTCTTGCGGTTTTTTAGGAATGACCGGCAAAATCGGCGGCGTTTTGACAACAGCCCGCGCTTTTTTCTGTCGCTTGTTCATCAGCCAGATCGAAAACTTTTCGAATGGACCATAGAAACTCCAACTAAAATAACCTCTCATCGTAATCAAAGCGACAACAGAAAGCGTAACGATCGCTCCGTAAAAACCGAGAAAATCGTACATCATTTTTGCCAGCGCTCCGCCGAC carries:
- a CDS encoding DNA translocase FtsK, coding for MSERRQEITGLLLILLGILVFLSLFSFDPMEEPTISPNVVIQNWMGIVGIFISHYLIKFTIGVASFICPILLVLWGWWLFSGREKRNLIRFSIYVFILSLVVSIALALPAIRQSISSEIGFRYSGLVGGALAKMMYDFLGFYGAIVTLSVVALITMRGYFSWSFYGPFEKFSIWLMNKRQKKARAVVKTPPILPVIPKKPQEPEILKETEPPFAPTEPEEDVDLAFTVDKPITDSKISQAETTVAPPVRKKYHLPTLDLLNPVPDPEYSGQVTKEEMEENAVLVENALETFGVSGKVVHVSPGPIITRYEIEPASGVRVSRIAALSDDLARILQAKRIRIVAPIPGKSVVGVEIPNRHPSVVYIKSIIGSKQFMDSASLLTIALGKTTSGEIYTVDLAKMPHLLIAGATGSGKSVCVNSIIASILYHAKPEEVKFVLIDPKKLELSIYKALEKYHLITCEDLDEFVITRPDNAITALRSVEMEMERRYEVLAEATVRNIDEFNAKVKNGEIEKDLLPYIVIIIDELADLMMTSAKEVEEPITRLAQMSRAVGIHLIIATQRPSVDVITGVIKANFPARIAFQVASKVDSRTILDLNGAEKLLGRGDGLITTPQNPEAFRVHCAFISLHELERILSFIQRQPQPGEMELPSVQEEKIGGDGEYGTGERDALFYQALRLVVNHQQGSISLLQRRLRIGYSRAARLIDELERAGIVGAFTGSKARDVLVDESYLETLNEENSEDSDNP